The following are encoded in a window of Deinococcus fonticola genomic DNA:
- a CDS encoding ZIP family metal transporter — protein sequence MTSTLGNILSLTMIPVAATIMGGTIAAYRVPGEHLRSFLQHFAAGVVLAAVAGELLPAITKGHQPLGVVIGFTIGVLTMLGVKQLAGHLESRAERQAEATQGGNTSLLAVVGIDVLIDGLLIGVGFAAGERVGLLLVIALTLELLFLGISLAASLGNAQTPRRQTILSIVGLSLLVVLGALIGGTLLSGLSGMALEIVLSFGAAALMYLVVEELLTEAHEVRETPLTTGAFFAGFVALYLLELMS from the coding sequence ATGACTTCAACCCTAGGCAACATCCTGAGTCTGACTATGATTCCAGTGGCGGCCACCATCATGGGCGGCACGATTGCTGCTTACCGCGTACCAGGGGAACACCTTCGCAGCTTCTTGCAGCACTTTGCGGCGGGCGTCGTCTTGGCCGCAGTGGCGGGCGAGTTGCTGCCCGCCATCACCAAAGGCCATCAACCGTTGGGGGTGGTCATCGGTTTCACCATCGGCGTACTGACCATGTTGGGGGTCAAGCAACTGGCCGGGCATCTGGAAAGCCGCGCTGAGCGACAGGCGGAAGCCACGCAGGGGGGCAACACCAGCCTGCTGGCAGTCGTGGGAATTGACGTTCTGATTGATGGTTTACTGATTGGTGTGGGCTTCGCAGCGGGTGAAAGGGTTGGGCTATTACTGGTGATTGCCTTGACCCTGGAACTGCTTTTTCTTGGCATCTCATTGGCAGCCAGTTTAGGGAACGCCCAGACACCCAGACGACAGACCATTCTGAGTATCGTGGGCCTCAGTCTGCTGGTGGTACTCGGAGCGCTGATAGGCGGCACGCTGCTGAGTGGACTGTCTGGGATGGCGCTAGAGATTGTCCTGTCCTTCGGCGCGGCGGCACTGATGTATCTGGTGGTCGAGGAGTTGCTGACTGAAGCCCATGAGGTTCGGGAAACACCGCTGACCACCGGCGCGTTTTTCGCCGGGTTCGTGGCCTTGTATCTGCTGGAATTGATGTCATGA
- a CDS encoding glutaredoxin family protein has translation MTKPEITIYTVPNCADCEAVKHLLTRQGAAFTEKNVRGDPAALQEMQRRAGVRIAPVTIIGDQAFYGLFDHQRPRILAALERS, from the coding sequence ATGACCAAGCCTGAAATAACCATTTACACTGTGCCCAACTGTGCCGATTGCGAGGCCGTCAAGCATCTGCTGACCCGCCAAGGCGCGGCCTTTACCGAGAAGAATGTCCGGGGTGATCCCGCTGCCCTGCAAGAAATGCAGCGCCGTGCCGGAGTGCGTATTGCGCCTGTGACTATCATTGGAGATCAGGCTTTCTACGGCCTGTTTGATCATCAGCGACCCAGGATTCTGGCGGCCCTGGAGCGCTCATGA
- a CDS encoding methyltransferase family protein, with translation MPEFSSTQAALLLAYSLLYFLIAFVWRSVTVWRTTGINPVVLTYDDSAYGYIGRGMRGVLLTWLALAVMAAAVPQMLRWLGPILPVIRPEISALGWGLLLCSLAWIAAAQSAMGSSWRVGIDRANQTALIRRGPFALSRNPIFLGMRLNLLGLFLVLPNAVTLGVLVAGELLMQVQVRLEEQHLSQMHGQEYAEYRQQVPRWL, from the coding sequence ATGCCGGAGTTCAGTTCCACTCAGGCCGCCCTGCTGTTGGCGTACAGCCTGCTGTACTTTCTCATTGCCTTTGTTTGGCGGAGTGTCACCGTTTGGCGCACCACGGGCATCAATCCCGTCGTGTTGACCTACGACGATTCCGCTTACGGCTACATCGGACGCGGTATGCGCGGGGTGCTGCTAACGTGGCTGGCGCTCGCAGTCATGGCCGCTGCCGTGCCGCAGATGCTCAGGTGGTTGGGGCCGATCCTGCCCGTCATCCGCCCGGAGATCAGCGCCCTGGGCTGGGGGCTGCTGCTCTGTTCCCTGGCCTGGATTGCCGCCGCTCAGTCTGCAATGGGGTCATCCTGGCGGGTGGGCATAGACCGCGCCAATCAGACCGCCCTCATTCGCCGTGGCCCCTTCGCCCTTTCCCGCAATCCTATTTTTCTCGGCATGCGGTTGAACTTGCTGGGCCTCTTTCTGGTGCTGCCCAACGCCGTGACCCTGGGCGTTCTGGTGGCCGGAGAACTGCTGATGCAGGTGCAGGTCAGGCTTGAAGAGCAGCATTTGAGTCAGATGCACGGCCAGGAGTATGCCGAGTACCGCCAGCAGGTGCCGCGCTGGCTGTAA